A window of Kiritimatiellaceae bacterium contains these coding sequences:
- a CDS encoding class II aldolase/adducin family protein — protein sequence MSLLKKYEAEVGKFLKVCHKLAANMYVTGFGGNAAWKLEKDLILITPTMMNKGDIQKEDVVFINGKGETVEGKRRPTGERPMYLKFFEERPDIVSVIHCHAPNVGSFAIMDGPNLLMRPFFPETTHEVGPVPVVPYAEPLTQKLADNFSPVIQKYNSFLMENHGLVTMSPEPIDYTMMNVELLEMSAYSILQALATGGKLKELTHEAVKGLGNVMRARNCPMFGAPGVHKTLEGMYFE from the coding sequence ATGTCCCTGCTGAAAAAATACGAAGCCGAAGTCGGAAAGTTCCTCAAGGTCTGCCACAAACTGGCCGCCAACATGTACGTCACCGGTTTCGGTGGAAACGCCGCATGGAAGCTTGAAAAAGACCTCATCCTGATCACGCCAACCATGATGAATAAAGGCGACATTCAGAAAGAAGATGTTGTTTTTATTAACGGCAAAGGTGAAACAGTCGAAGGCAAACGCCGTCCGACCGGTGAACGTCCGATGTATCTCAAATTTTTTGAAGAACGCCCGGACATCGTCTCTGTGATTCATTGTCACGCGCCCAACGTCGGCTCGTTTGCAATTATGGACGGCCCGAACCTGTTGATGAGACCCTTTTTCCCGGAAACGACCCACGAAGTCGGTCCGGTGCCGGTTGTTCCGTACGCCGAACCGCTGACACAAAAACTGGCTGACAACTTCAGTCCGGTAATCCAAAAATATAACAGCTTTCTGATGGAAAATCATGGACTGGTAACCATGAGTCCCGAACCGATCGACTACACCATGATGAACGTCGAACTGCTGGAAATGTCTGCGTACTCCATCCTTCAAGCGCTTGCGACCGGCGGGAAGTTAAAAGAGCTTACACACGAAGCCGTCAAGGGACTCGGAAATGTAATGCGGGCTCGTAATTGCCCCATGTTCGGCGCGCCTGGCGTGCATAAAACACTTGAAGGAATGTACTTCGAATAA
- a CDS encoding sialate O-acetylesterase: MKRWVLLMWLVFSTLLALAGVNPASVFTDNMVLQREMKVPVWGTAAPGEKVAVKFASQSVEAVADTAGNWRVDLAPLNTSAQPAELVITGANSSIKCTNVLVGEVWLCSGQSNMDHTMRMLKQTEEELQAATNYPLLRLFKVEHKTNPEHPEASVKGTWTASTAETAGEFSGTGTYFGRALCRELGVPVGLIHCAWGGTPAESWTSWKKLEQLPFMEDNLRDSLKRLKNYTPESAQADFDKKLAEWQQKTAAGEKVGQKPKLWNPNIDPWYPASLYNGMIAPLIPAAMRGVIWYQGESNAGRHEQYRELFSAMIQNWRDVWGQGDFPFLYVQLANFMKVQTGPVEGPSSKWPYLREAQTKTLSLTNTAMVVITDVGDANDIHPRDKKTVGERLALAARVKAYGEKIVYSGPLCQGLEIKGDKAIVRLDHVGSGLAAKGDKLTGFAIAGEDRQWHWADAQIAADTVVVSSPEVKVPAAVRYNWANNPIGNFFNKEGLPASPFRTDNW; the protein is encoded by the coding sequence ATGAAGCGATGGGTGTTGTTGATGTGGTTAGTTTTCTCAACCCTGTTGGCTCTGGCAGGCGTTAACCCAGCGTCGGTTTTTACAGACAATATGGTGCTTCAGCGCGAAATGAAGGTTCCTGTATGGGGAACCGCTGCACCGGGTGAGAAGGTCGCTGTAAAGTTTGCCAGTCAGTCGGTTGAAGCGGTTGCAGACACCGCAGGAAACTGGCGGGTTGATCTGGCTCCGCTGAACACTTCTGCACAACCTGCCGAGTTGGTTATTACCGGCGCAAATTCTTCGATCAAATGCACCAATGTGCTGGTCGGGGAAGTATGGCTTTGTTCCGGCCAGTCAAACATGGATCACACGATGCGTATGCTCAAGCAGACCGAGGAGGAGCTTCAGGCTGCAACGAACTATCCGCTTCTCCGTCTTTTCAAAGTGGAACACAAAACCAATCCCGAACATCCTGAAGCATCCGTTAAAGGGACGTGGACTGCGTCAACCGCTGAAACAGCCGGTGAGTTTTCCGGAACAGGAACCTATTTCGGGCGGGCGCTTTGCCGTGAGCTTGGCGTTCCGGTCGGCTTGATTCATTGTGCATGGGGCGGTACGCCGGCAGAATCATGGACGAGTTGGAAAAAGCTCGAACAGCTTCCTTTCATGGAGGACAACCTGCGTGATTCATTGAAGAGACTGAAAAATTATACACCTGAATCGGCTCAGGCTGATTTCGATAAGAAACTGGCCGAGTGGCAGCAGAAAACTGCCGCTGGCGAAAAGGTTGGTCAAAAGCCGAAATTATGGAATCCGAATATTGACCCGTGGTATCCGGCATCGCTCTACAACGGTATGATCGCTCCGCTGATTCCGGCCGCGATGCGTGGTGTCATCTGGTATCAGGGCGAATCCAACGCCGGTCGGCATGAGCAGTATCGCGAACTCTTTTCTGCGATGATTCAGAACTGGCGTGATGTCTGGGGACAAGGAGACTTCCCGTTCCTGTACGTTCAGCTCGCCAATTTCATGAAGGTGCAAACCGGGCCGGTTGAAGGCCCGTCATCGAAATGGCCATACCTGCGGGAAGCCCAGACAAAGACTCTGAGCCTGACGAATACGGCTATGGTTGTAATTACCGATGTTGGTGATGCGAACGACATTCATCCGAGAGATAAAAAAACGGTTGGAGAGCGGCTGGCACTGGCCGCACGAGTCAAAGCATACGGTGAAAAAATTGTCTATTCCGGACCGCTTTGCCAAGGCTTGGAAATCAAAGGGGATAAAGCGATTGTTCGCTTGGATCATGTCGGTAGTGGACTTGCGGCCAAAGGCGACAAATTGACCGGCTTTGCAATTGCCGGTGAAGACAGGCAATGGCATTGGGCTGACGCGCAGATTGCCGCTGACACAGTGGTCGTCAGTTCGCCGGAGGTGAAGGTGCCGGCGGCGGTGCGCTACAACTGGGCCAACAACCCGATCGGTAACTTCTTCAATAAGGAAGGACTTCCGGCATCGCCTTTCAGAACCGATAACTGGTAA
- the lpxB gene encoding lipid-A-disaccharide synthase, which translates to MSENVKSILVIAGEDSGDMHAADVIRALREKRPDLTFWGIGGDKLRSEGVELLHDTREMDVLGIAEVLKRYPFFKRTFSEILAEADRRKPVAALLVDYPGFNLRLAGELKRRGIKVLYYVCPQVWAWNRGRIPKMAKIIDRLMVIFPFEVDVFKGVDLKVDFVGHPMVDELREFRTKDPEPLPWNGKKKIALLPGSRKQEIIYILPPLLEAAQLLEQSRSDVSFLIPVPERRLALVESILQKTGKAPRNISILSGKAREVLKQADAAFVASGTATLEAALLRCPTVLVYRGGFLNYLFARALIRIPWLGIANIVSGKEIMPERLQQHMRPIELVATIDPLMNSTPVRAAMIEKFQALEKMLGSGRPAGRVAEIISNELN; encoded by the coding sequence ATGTCAGAAAATGTGAAATCCATTCTGGTCATAGCAGGCGAAGATTCCGGTGACATGCATGCGGCGGATGTGATCCGTGCGCTTCGGGAAAAACGGCCCGATCTGACGTTCTGGGGAATCGGCGGCGACAAACTTCGTTCCGAAGGCGTCGAACTGTTGCATGACACGAGGGAAATGGATGTGCTCGGCATTGCCGAAGTGCTGAAACGCTATCCGTTCTTCAAGCGGACATTTTCAGAAATACTGGCTGAAGCGGATCGGCGCAAACCGGTTGCCGCTCTGCTGGTTGACTATCCGGGCTTTAACCTGCGCCTTGCTGGCGAGCTCAAACGGCGCGGCATCAAAGTTCTTTACTATGTCTGCCCGCAGGTCTGGGCGTGGAACCGCGGACGTATTCCGAAGATGGCGAAGATTATTGACCGGCTGATGGTTATTTTTCCGTTTGAAGTCGATGTGTTTAAGGGCGTTGATCTGAAAGTCGATTTCGTCGGACATCCGATGGTGGATGAACTGCGCGAGTTCCGGACGAAAGATCCGGAGCCGCTGCCATGGAACGGTAAAAAGAAAATCGCTCTGCTGCCCGGAAGCCGGAAACAGGAAATTATTTACATTCTGCCTCCGCTGCTCGAAGCGGCGCAACTTTTGGAACAGTCGCGTTCCGACGTGTCGTTTTTGATTCCGGTTCCGGAGCGCCGCCTTGCACTGGTCGAATCCATCTTGCAAAAAACGGGTAAAGCACCGCGCAATATTTCCATTCTGTCCGGCAAGGCGCGCGAAGTGCTCAAACAGGCCGACGCCGCCTTTGTCGCCTCCGGCACAGCGACGCTGGAAGCCGCGCTGTTGCGCTGTCCGACTGTGCTGGTTTATCGCGGAGGTTTTTTGAACTATCTGTTTGCCCGTGCGCTGATCCGCATTCCGTGGCTCGGTATCGCCAACATTGTTTCCGGCAAAGAAATTATGCCGGAGAGGCTCCAGCAGCACATGCGTCCGATTGAACTGGTCGCAACCATTGATCCGCTGATGAACAGTACACCGGTGCGCGCAGCGATGATTGAAAAATTCCAAGCCTTGGAAAAAATGCTTGGCTCCGGACGTCCTGCCGGCCGTGTTGCGGAAATTATTTCAAATGAACTCAACTGA
- a CDS encoding alcohol dehydrogenase catalytic domain-containing protein, which yields MKAALVKGKGIVEVGEVPTPSPKAGEVLLKVDACALCGTDQRVLRGEKAISVQIIGHEIAGTVVELGAGVTGVKVGGRYAIQAVIGCGHCPPCKANRQNLCDNTFKAIGYAFNGGFAEYMIMPKAGVDQGCLIPIPDSMSAEVGTLLEPLSCSVNGLRCMPIEEMDTVVIFGAGVIGVLNALVAHARGAKEVIVMNRTQPRLDIIKKLGLPVDHIVNLEENDPVEWIRKHTNGVGAGAVILSASEKALVPIGMQMLRRDGHLSLFAGMNKEAPMEPLNVNLIHYDELHLHGANSSVRRDYIEAAEMLTDGRVDGNSLITHTFKLADFKEAMATQLDRASGSMKIIIKP from the coding sequence ATGAAAGCTGCATTGGTTAAAGGAAAAGGGATTGTTGAAGTCGGCGAAGTTCCGACGCCGTCGCCCAAAGCGGGTGAAGTTCTATTGAAAGTCGATGCCTGCGCGCTGTGCGGCACCGACCAGCGCGTACTGCGCGGCGAAAAAGCGATTTCTGTTCAAATCATCGGGCACGAAATTGCCGGAACGGTCGTCGAACTCGGCGCGGGAGTTACCGGCGTTAAGGTCGGCGGACGTTACGCAATTCAGGCGGTCATCGGATGCGGCCACTGCCCGCCCTGCAAAGCGAACCGTCAGAACCTGTGTGACAACACATTTAAAGCAATCGGCTATGCATTTAACGGCGGCTTTGCCGAATACATGATTATGCCAAAAGCCGGCGTTGATCAGGGCTGCCTGATTCCGATTCCTGACAGCATGTCCGCCGAAGTCGGCACTCTGCTTGAACCGCTCAGCTGCTCAGTCAACGGTCTGCGCTGCATGCCGATTGAAGAAATGGACACTGTTGTCATTTTCGGCGCGGGCGTCATCGGCGTTCTCAACGCGCTGGTAGCTCATGCGCGCGGCGCCAAGGAAGTGATTGTGATGAACCGCACTCAGCCGCGACTCGATATCATCAAAAAACTCGGCCTGCCGGTTGACCACATCGTCAATCTGGAAGAAAACGATCCGGTCGAATGGATTCGCAAGCACACTAACGGCGTCGGTGCCGGTGCGGTAATTCTTTCCGCTTCGGAAAAAGCGCTCGTACCGATCGGTATGCAAATGCTCCGCCGCGACGGACATCTTTCGCTCTTTGCCGGAATGAATAAAGAAGCTCCGATGGAGCCTCTCAATGTCAATCTGATCCACTACGATGAACTCCACCTGCATGGTGCCAACAGCTCCGTCCGGCGCGACTATATCGAAGCGGCGGAAATGCTCACCGACGGACGGGTTGACGGTAATTCGCTGATCACTCATACATTCAAACTGGCTGACTTCAAAGAAGCGATGGCCACCCAGCTCGACCGCGCGTCCGGCTCGATGAAAATTATTATCAAACCGTAA
- a CDS encoding DNA-binding transcriptional regulator, with protein MRKIAVAVPWHGHGQNILLGVSKFAQKHPLWTLHLVQSDSPVLEQDLRQWNPDGIISGVVDTEASTSEQSCNYKRPWVAILMQPDDPAVPFVTVDEDAISRMAANYFLERKFKHFAFLGNDMHEFSVQRAEAFRYAVEEAGYECSVHLYPTKVHNIDKRTCEAIDRNKLKWLKNLPKPVAVFACNDWEAFLFIQFCRQYDFRVPEEVSVMGVGNDELLCNISNPPLSSIRAPFERVGYDAAELLEQILNGKKVAQKKHFLPPMGLVSRQSTDVLQVSDPVVIKALQFIQEHVSEPIKVEDMLKCVFISRTLLERKFRTELGRTPLEEIRRQRIQRVKQMLADTNFSITEIAVLCGFGSDVRLSTVFKEIAGISPSEFRKEVKTPSSIHGF; from the coding sequence ATGCGTAAGATAGCTGTCGCAGTTCCGTGGCACGGGCACGGGCAAAATATTTTACTGGGCGTTTCAAAATTTGCGCAAAAACACCCGTTATGGACGCTGCATCTGGTGCAATCGGATTCACCAGTGCTTGAACAGGATCTTCGCCAATGGAACCCTGACGGCATTATTTCCGGAGTGGTTGATACAGAGGCCTCGACTTCTGAGCAGAGCTGCAATTACAAGCGGCCTTGGGTGGCGATTCTGATGCAACCGGATGACCCTGCGGTTCCTTTTGTAACCGTGGACGAAGACGCGATAAGCCGCATGGCCGCCAATTACTTTTTGGAACGGAAATTTAAACACTTTGCGTTTCTCGGTAATGATATGCATGAATTTTCTGTTCAGCGGGCGGAGGCCTTCCGTTATGCGGTGGAGGAGGCCGGATATGAATGTTCTGTTCACCTGTATCCGACCAAGGTGCATAACATTGATAAACGGACGTGCGAGGCCATTGACCGCAATAAGTTAAAATGGCTGAAAAATCTGCCGAAACCAGTGGCGGTTTTCGCCTGCAATGACTGGGAGGCCTTTCTGTTTATTCAGTTCTGCCGGCAGTACGATTTCCGAGTGCCTGAAGAGGTGTCGGTGATGGGCGTTGGAAATGATGAGCTGCTGTGCAACATCTCCAACCCGCCGCTGTCGAGTATCCGTGCCCCGTTTGAGCGGGTCGGTTATGATGCCGCTGAACTTCTGGAGCAGATACTGAATGGAAAGAAAGTAGCACAGAAAAAGCATTTTCTTCCGCCGATGGGGCTGGTCAGCAGGCAATCTACCGATGTATTGCAGGTTTCCGACCCGGTAGTGATCAAGGCGCTTCAATTTATTCAGGAGCATGTTTCTGAGCCGATTAAAGTCGAAGACATGCTGAAGTGCGTTTTCATTTCCCGCACTTTGCTGGAACGTAAATTCCGGACTGAGCTAGGCCGGACTCCGCTGGAGGAAATCCGCCGGCAACGGATACAGCGGGTCAAACAGATGCTGGCGGATACGAATTTTTCCATTACTGAAATAGCCGTCCTGTGCGGGTTCGGCAGTGACGTCCGGCTCAGCACGGTGTTTAAAGAGATCGCAGGCATTTCGCCGTCTGAATTCCGCAAAGAAGTGAAAACCCCTTCATCAATACATGGGTTCTGA
- a CDS encoding glucose 1-dehydrogenase, with protein sequence MNDWLNLEDKVVIVTGGASGIGKACCEEFAACGAHVVIADVTEESGKKAAASLPGNTLFVKTDVTSKASVDALVAAVVAKYGRLDILVNNAGINIPRLLVDPAGKEELTEAVWDKVVAINMKGIFFCAQAAARVMLKQESKGVIINMASESGSEGSEGQSVYAATKGATYNMTRSWAKELGKLGVRVVGVAPGILEATGLRSEEYERALAYTRGQTVEQMRANYSEKSIPLQRSGKLSEVANTVCFLASERGGYIHGTVVNVSGGKSRA encoded by the coding sequence ATGAATGACTGGTTAAATTTAGAAGATAAAGTCGTCATCGTTACCGGCGGAGCCTCAGGAATCGGTAAAGCCTGCTGTGAAGAATTCGCCGCCTGCGGCGCTCATGTCGTCATTGCCGACGTCACCGAAGAGTCCGGTAAAAAAGCCGCAGCCTCCCTGCCCGGCAATACGCTGTTCGTCAAAACCGACGTCACATCCAAAGCCAGCGTGGATGCTCTGGTCGCCGCAGTAGTCGCCAAATACGGCAGGCTCGACATTCTCGTCAACAACGCCGGAATCAACATTCCGCGCCTGCTGGTCGATCCGGCCGGTAAAGAAGAACTAACCGAAGCCGTCTGGGACAAAGTTGTCGCGATCAATATGAAAGGCATCTTTTTTTGTGCGCAGGCCGCCGCCCGCGTCATGCTCAAGCAGGAAAGCAAAGGTGTGATCATCAACATGGCGTCTGAATCCGGATCCGAAGGTTCGGAAGGCCAGAGCGTTTACGCCGCCACCAAAGGCGCAACCTACAACATGACCCGCTCGTGGGCCAAAGAACTTGGCAAACTCGGCGTACGCGTCGTCGGTGTGGCGCCCGGCATTCTCGAAGCAACCGGTCTGCGTTCCGAAGAATATGAACGTGCCCTCGCCTATACCCGCGGACAAACTGTCGAACAAATGCGCGCCAACTATTCCGAGAAATCGATTCCGCTTCAGCGCTCCGGAAAACTGAGCGAAGTTGCCAACACCGTCTGCTTCCTCGCCTCGGAGCGCGGCGGCTACATCCACGGCACCGTTGTCAACGTCTCCGGCGGAAAATCCCGCGCTTAA
- a CDS encoding helix-turn-helix domain-containing protein has protein sequence MKILTNRSYFRDEDFPLAVNIRDPQPEFPRHSHQFHELVFITRGSGTHQVGDSSSPIRAGDVFVIPDSQEHEYVNRNDLALINILFDPYSLGLSAGDIGKIPGFHAMFNLEIGRSSDKARLAGHQHLLPHQMEKAKRMIQQIADELTAKPVGFQRMAVAYFTQLVIFLSRRYEETPGKSSEELLRIGRVLAYIEQNYYKKITLAELAGTGHMSERNLRRVFLATIGIPPSQYILQIRIAHAASLIESTAQSITEIAFSCGFEDSNYFSRQFRVMMNQSPRAYRSHQIG, from the coding sequence ATGAAGATTTTGACAAACAGAAGCTATTTCCGGGACGAAGATTTTCCTCTGGCTGTAAACATACGGGATCCTCAGCCGGAATTTCCTCGTCATAGCCACCAGTTCCACGAGCTGGTTTTCATTACTCGCGGTTCCGGTACGCATCAGGTCGGCGACTCCAGCAGTCCAATCCGGGCTGGCGACGTATTTGTGATTCCGGATTCTCAGGAGCATGAATATGTGAATCGCAACGATCTGGCGCTGATTAATATTCTGTTCGATCCATACAGCCTGGGCCTCAGCGCCGGAGATATCGGAAAAATTCCCGGCTTTCATGCCATGTTCAATCTGGAAATCGGGCGGAGCAGTGATAAGGCGCGTCTGGCCGGGCATCAGCATCTTCTGCCGCACCAGATGGAAAAGGCCAAACGCATGATTCAACAGATTGCAGATGAGCTGACGGCCAAGCCGGTCGGGTTCCAGCGGATGGCAGTAGCATATTTCACCCAGCTGGTCATTTTTCTTTCGCGCCGGTATGAAGAGACCCCCGGAAAGTCGTCTGAGGAGCTTCTGCGCATCGGAAGGGTCTTGGCTTATATTGAGCAGAACTATTATAAAAAAATCACGCTGGCGGAACTGGCGGGAACCGGCCACATGTCGGAGAGAAATCTTCGACGTGTTTTTCTGGCGACCATCGGCATTCCGCCGAGCCAGTACATTCTACAGATTCGCATCGCGCATGCGGCGTCACTGATCGAATCCACAGCTCAAAGCATCACGGAGATTGCCTTCAGTTGCGGATTTGAAGACAGTAATTATTTCAGTCGGCAATTCCGTGTGATGATGAATCAAAGCCCAAGAGCCTATCGCAGTCATCAGATCGGCTGA
- a CDS encoding SGNH/GDSL hydrolase family protein yields MKKLFGVLLVVAVLVCRVSAEDLKVLSPADPAIRYVGRFTDDYQFGWSGSQIETIFTGSEISATLELSGGSKVGITAVVDGKENFILVIPEKSTYPIASGLAAGEKHHILLFRRSEGALSGKGVVRFGGFGASTDGAFSAPAPRQHKLLVLGDSITCGYANEAAAQQANNTVENENGYLSYAAIAARSLDADLMMVCWSGKGMYRNIGAENYLEDTIPDLFDRTLPASATPAWNHSQFVPDVIAINLGTNDAGTNSGKEPLKKEDYVDAACRLIKRLRADAPGSKIILSIGPMRYDPVQSWLSEIAAQFDNVSVLIYSKYAGSDDQGGKSFHPSVKKHREMADELAAKVREITGW; encoded by the coding sequence ATGAAAAAGCTGTTTGGTGTGTTGTTGGTTGTTGCTGTTCTGGTTTGCCGGGTGTCAGCAGAAGACCTGAAGGTGTTATCGCCAGCCGATCCGGCAATCCGCTACGTCGGCCGTTTTACCGATGACTATCAATTTGGCTGGAGCGGGAGCCAGATCGAAACCATTTTCACCGGCTCAGAAATTTCTGCCACATTGGAACTCTCAGGCGGCAGTAAAGTTGGAATTACCGCCGTAGTAGACGGTAAAGAAAACTTCATCCTCGTGATCCCGGAGAAAAGCACCTATCCGATTGCTTCAGGGTTAGCCGCTGGAGAAAAACATCACATTCTCTTATTCCGGCGCAGTGAAGGTGCTCTTAGCGGGAAAGGAGTCGTTCGTTTCGGTGGTTTTGGTGCGTCGACGGATGGCGCTTTTTCCGCGCCTGCGCCCCGTCAGCACAAGCTGCTGGTTCTCGGCGACTCGATCACCTGCGGGTACGCCAACGAAGCCGCAGCTCAACAGGCAAATAATACAGTTGAAAACGAAAACGGCTATCTGTCCTATGCGGCCATCGCGGCCCGGTCTCTCGATGCGGATCTGATGATGGTCTGCTGGTCCGGAAAAGGTATGTACAGGAATATTGGTGCGGAGAATTATCTGGAAGATACGATCCCGGATCTTTTCGATCGGACTCTGCCGGCTTCAGCCACTCCGGCCTGGAACCATTCGCAGTTTGTTCCGGATGTCATCGCCATTAATCTGGGCACGAACGACGCCGGCACGAATAGCGGCAAAGAACCTCTCAAGAAGGAGGATTATGTCGATGCAGCCTGTCGCTTAATCAAACGACTTCGCGCGGATGCTCCGGGTTCAAAGATTATTCTGAGTATCGGTCCTATGAGGTATGACCCTGTGCAGAGTTGGTTGTCTGAGATTGCCGCGCAGTTCGACAACGTATCCGTATTGATCTATTCCAAGTATGCTGGCTCAGATGATCAGGGTGGAAAAAGTTTTCACCCCAGCGTTAAAAAACATCGCGAAATGGCGGACGAGCTGGCAGCGAAGGTTCGCGAGATAACCGGTTGGTAA
- a CDS encoding L-rhamnose isomerase, whose amino-acid sequence MKNISSSAYETARSQYNEWGIDTEKAIQASLKTPISLHCWQVDDNVGFESQEGISGGGILATGNYPGRARNGAEARADLEKAISLIPGIQRVNVHSYYAEFEDGFVDRDRLEPKHFQRWMDWAKKQGISLDFNPSFHAHPKANDGYTLSHQDKDIRNFWIEHGKRARKIAEAMAKAQGTPCSLNFWVPDGCKDIPADRWSPRRRLAESYDAIFSDTSIDNNLCVDFVESKLFGIGSEEYVVGSSEFYTLYAQSRGKGLCMDMGHYHPTEGIHDKISSQLMAQKRLLLHVSRPIRWDSDHVVIFNDDLKSVFLEIQRGDAWDKVTVALDFFDASINRVGAYVIGTRATRKAILYAQLDPSSKLNEYEACGRNTERLALMEEFKTMPFAAVWDELCRRANVPVGTAWIQEMVSYEKTVQSKRG is encoded by the coding sequence ATGAAAAACATTTCATCCTCCGCTTACGAAACGGCCCGGTCTCAATACAATGAATGGGGCATCGATACTGAAAAGGCTATTCAAGCCTCACTTAAAACTCCGATTTCTCTGCACTGCTGGCAGGTCGATGACAACGTAGGTTTCGAATCGCAGGAAGGCATCAGCGGCGGCGGAATTCTGGCGACTGGAAATTACCCCGGCCGGGCGCGTAACGGTGCCGAAGCCCGGGCGGATTTAGAAAAAGCCATTTCGTTGATCCCCGGCATCCAGCGGGTCAATGTGCATTCCTACTACGCGGAATTCGAAGACGGATTCGTCGATCGCGACCGGCTGGAACCAAAGCACTTTCAGCGCTGGATGGACTGGGCGAAAAAACAGGGCATCAGTCTGGACTTCAATCCCAGTTTTCATGCGCACCCCAAAGCCAATGACGGCTACACGCTGTCCCATCAGGACAAAGATATCCGGAATTTCTGGATCGAACACGGCAAGCGCGCCCGCAAAATCGCCGAAGCCATGGCCAAAGCTCAAGGAACTCCCTGCAGCCTCAACTTCTGGGTTCCGGACGGGTGCAAAGATATTCCGGCCGACCGCTGGTCTCCGCGCCGCCGTCTGGCAGAATCCTACGATGCCATTTTTTCCGACACGTCGATTGATAACAATCTCTGCGTCGATTTCGTCGAAAGCAAACTCTTCGGCATCGGCAGCGAAGAATATGTAGTCGGCTCCAGCGAGTTTTACACCCTGTACGCACAAAGCCGTGGAAAAGGTCTGTGCATGGACATGGGCCACTACCACCCGACCGAAGGCATTCACGATAAGATTTCAAGCCAGCTGATGGCGCAGAAGAGACTGCTCCTGCATGTGAGCCGTCCGATCCGCTGGGATTCCGACCATGTGGTCATTTTCAACGATGATCTGAAGAGCGTCTTCCTTGAAATCCAGCGCGGCGATGCTTGGGATAAAGTCACCGTCGCACTCGACTTCTTCGACGCCAGCATTAATCGGGTCGGAGCCTACGTCATCGGAACCCGCGCCACCCGCAAAGCGATCCTGTATGCACAACTTGACCCGTCATCCAAATTGAATGAGTACGAGGCCTGCGGTCGGAATACCGAACGTCTGGCTTTAATGGAAGAATTTAAAACCATGCCGTTCGCAGCGGTCTGGGATGAACTCTGCCGCCGCGCAAACGTTCCGGTCGGAACCGCATGGATTCAGGAAATGGTGTCCTATGAAAAAACGGTTCAGTCAAAACGGGGATAA
- a CDS encoding class II aldolase: protein MDSLTTITELSHEFGGADYVKGGGGNTSCKNAETLWIKPSGTTLSGLQPETFVAMNRHKINALYAVKTPADKASREDLVKNVMADAVMSGSSGRPSVEAPLHNVFNATFVVHTHPALVNGMTCAKNGKTVCAKLFPEALWIGYIDPGYTLCMHVRTEIETYRAAHNREPSVLFLENHGVFVAADTAGEIRGLYANVIGTLKAAYANAGVPTELLVGKPTACGIENVKRLLDGESVSIAFSGRFAVADGPVTPDHIVYSKSYPFTGTLTEEHIAAFKKKHGYSPRVIVADGAVFGAGASQKSADLALVLAQDGALVQQLAEAFGGLQFMTTGAREFIENWEVESYRSNQMK from the coding sequence ATGGACAGTCTAACGACGATAACGGAACTCTCGCATGAATTCGGTGGCGCTGATTATGTGAAGGGCGGAGGCGGAAACACCTCTTGTAAAAATGCGGAGACGCTTTGGATTAAACCTTCCGGCACCACGCTGAGCGGACTGCAACCCGAAACGTTTGTTGCAATGAACCGCCATAAAATCAATGCGCTCTATGCGGTGAAAACGCCCGCCGATAAAGCCTCACGCGAAGATCTGGTGAAAAATGTGATGGCCGATGCCGTGATGTCCGGTTCATCTGGACGTCCATCTGTTGAAGCGCCCCTGCACAATGTGTTCAATGCAACGTTTGTGGTGCATACCCATCCGGCGCTCGTCAACGGCATGACGTGTGCAAAAAACGGAAAAACAGTTTGCGCCAAACTTTTTCCGGAAGCGCTTTGGATTGGTTACATCGACCCCGGTTATACACTTTGTATGCACGTTCGCACCGAAATTGAAACGTATCGTGCCGCTCATAATCGCGAGCCGTCCGTTCTTTTTCTCGAAAATCATGGTGTTTTTGTTGCGGCCGATACAGCCGGTGAAATTCGCGGGCTTTACGCAAACGTCATCGGAACCTTGAAAGCGGCGTATGCCAACGCAGGTGTTCCAACCGAACTGCTCGTGGGCAAGCCGACTGCCTGCGGGATTGAAAACGTGAAACGTCTGCTGGACGGCGAAAGTGTCAGTATTGCCTTTTCCGGTCGGTTTGCTGTGGCGGATGGCCCGGTGACGCCGGATCACATCGTCTATTCAAAGTCCTATCCGTTCACTGGAACGCTGACAGAAGAACACATCGCCGCTTTCAAAAAGAAACACGGATATTCTCCGCGCGTTATTGTGGCGGACGGTGCCGTATTCGGCGCAGGCGCTTCGCAGAAGTCGGCTGATCTTGCGCTGGTTTTGGCACAGGACGGTGCGCTGGTTCAGCAACTGGCTGAGGCTTTCGGCGGACTTCAGTTTATGACAACCGGCGCACGCGAGTTTATTGAAAACTGGGAAGTGGAATCTTACCGCTCCAATCAGATGAAATAG